In Acidianus brierleyi, one genomic interval encodes:
- the cbsA gene encoding cytochrome b558/566 subunit A, with protein sequence MSKRTRPTFVILGVLVALSLILAFVNVPMAQSSSQITAYKVVGSADLSNPGSESFWSKIPWNNISLTANIPNAPTSGLTHYILVKAAWNGSDIIILVSWQASKPAFGAWSTAAAGVYPPASGPGLFRIIEITPGSTYKLYTNYTNYSSIINGQTKVGRIVLNYSGVLVPLPNDSQIQVLPNGTILLYHSPRPIERILYESGLFYGYYTNSTWYYPDRVAMMWYMGSGTPTMDGMHIGGKYIGQVYDGEKMPAAGGALKQPGGAANIWMWVSGATWNNKTEDPAFAANLWDNESDTGLPYIDSGNSGFAVPLYTNNTNMYEVDCSGIWYAPVQSSGLNGSLFFIKTGAKYQNGYWTVEYVRPLSVPSNYAKYMPNISLGNTYYVAFAVWQGPLGETLFDKSITSSFLQLQLSTESSPPPPPIVTINPVVLDTTVAGVVIAVVALALIFFMYRK encoded by the coding sequence ATGAGTAAAAGAACTAGACCTACGTTTGTTATTTTGGGAGTTTTAGTTGCGTTATCACTTATTCTTGCATTCGTAAATGTTCCAATGGCACAGTCTTCATCGCAAATAACCGCATACAAAGTCGTAGGATCTGCAGATCTTTCTAATCCTGGCTCTGAGTCTTTCTGGAGTAAAATACCGTGGAATAATATATCTTTAACAGCAAATATTCCAAACGCTCCAACATCTGGATTAACTCATTATATTCTAGTGAAGGCTGCATGGAATGGAAGTGATATAATAATTCTAGTTAGTTGGCAGGCATCTAAACCTGCATTTGGTGCATGGTCTACTGCAGCAGCTGGTGTATATCCTCCTGCAAGCGGTCCTGGTTTATTTAGAATTATAGAAATTACTCCAGGATCTACGTATAAGTTATATACAAATTATACTAACTATTCAAGCATAATTAATGGACAAACTAAAGTCGGAAGAATAGTTCTTAATTATAGTGGAGTTCTTGTCCCATTGCCTAATGATAGTCAAATTCAGGTTTTGCCTAATGGAACAATATTGCTATATCACTCACCTAGACCTATAGAAAGGATACTATATGAATCCGGGCTATTTTACGGATACTATACAAATTCTACATGGTACTACCCTGATAGAGTAGCTATGATGTGGTACATGGGCAGTGGAACTCCTACTATGGACGGTATGCATATAGGAGGAAAATATATAGGGCAAGTTTATGATGGAGAAAAAATGCCAGCTGCTGGAGGTGCGCTAAAACAGCCTGGCGGTGCGGCTAATATATGGATGTGGGTATCTGGTGCTACTTGGAATAATAAGACAGAAGATCCGGCGTTCGCTGCTAATCTCTGGGATAACGAATCAGACACAGGACTACCATATATAGATTCTGGTAATAGCGGATTTGCTGTTCCCTTATATACAAATAATACTAACATGTATGAAGTAGACTGCTCTGGTATATGGTATGCGCCAGTTCAGTCTTCTGGACTTAATGGATCATTATTCTTTATTAAAACCGGAGCAAAATATCAAAATGGATATTGGACAGTAGAGTATGTTAGACCACTTTCAGTTCCTTCCAATTATGCTAAATATATGCCAAACATCTCCTTAGGGAATACATATTATGTAGCATTTGCAGTATGGCAGGGACCATTAGGTGAAACACTATTTGATAAGTCAATAACATCGTCTTTCTTACAGTTACAATTATCTACAGAGTCGTCTCCGCCTCCTCCACCTATAGTAACTATTAACCCTGTAGTATTAGATACTACAGTAGCCGGCGTAGTGATAGCTGTGGTAGCATTAGCGTTAATATTCTTCATGTATAGAAAGTGA
- the cbsB gene encoding cytochrome b558/566 subunit B: MNITEFLYKDIKIYSIFLAISASLEFIFETIFPISYLPLSIPNKLFLEYIGTAGLYMEYVAMSIVAIALSYKIKSLLPLGIILFISPVFTFIPNYSLSFLWMSIQVAIIVIGIVALFESLFRSNMLSLLLTPTLAMIILSLYAGYMINFEHLTFDFSFTYLFLFSIIGFMAYTVLWGKIVSKRSIASYIAGIPAAFIFLPLYFIVSTNRFMEMIMDMTLPAIFGIIFNNPFHVELFILLLSLALYLIITIAIKGNTYAGLGYFLIMSTVFLGLTGFHLIMYMITPVIGFALLNLKESKGIKILELRKKSVQR, encoded by the coding sequence ATGAATATAACTGAATTTTTATATAAAGATATAAAGATATATTCAATTTTTTTGGCAATTTCTGCTTCTCTTGAGTTTATTTTTGAAACAATATTCCCAATATCATATTTACCTCTTTCCATCCCAAATAAACTATTTTTAGAATACATAGGAACTGCGGGTCTTTATATGGAATATGTAGCTATGAGTATTGTAGCTATTGCGCTCTCATATAAAATAAAATCGTTATTACCTTTAGGTATTATTCTATTCATATCTCCAGTTTTCACATTTATTCCTAATTATTCATTATCTTTTTTATGGATGTCAATTCAGGTAGCTATTATTGTAATAGGAATTGTTGCACTCTTTGAAAGTTTATTCAGAAGTAACATGCTTTCTCTTTTACTAACACCTACATTAGCTATGATAATACTTTCATTATATGCTGGATATATGATAAATTTTGAGCATTTAACATTTGATTTTAGTTTTACCTACCTTTTTTTATTTTCAATAATAGGTTTCATGGCTTATACTGTATTATGGGGAAAAATAGTATCTAAAAGAAGTATAGCGTCATATATAGCTGGCATTCCTGCGGCTTTCATTTTCTTGCCTTTATATTTCATTGTTAGCACTAACAGATTTATGGAAATGATAATGGATATGACTCTTCCTGCAATTTTTGGAATAATATTTAATAATCCATTTCATGTTGAACTTTTTATTTTGCTTCTAAGTCTTGCATTATACCTTATTATTACAATAGCAATTAAGGGAAATACTTACGCTGGACTAGGATATTTCCTTATAATGAGTACCGTTTTCTTAGGATTAACTGGGTTTCACCTAATTATGTATATGATAACGCCAGTTATAGGATTTGCATTACTAAATTTAAAAGAAAGTAAAGGTATAAAGATTCTTGAATTAAGGAAAAAATCAGTCCAACGTTAA